DNA from Candidatus Micrarchaeia archaeon:
AAGAGCTTGGGGAGCGTGCCCGGCACCTCGGTGAGCACCATCGTCTCATGGCAGGCGCGTATCTTGTACCCGTGCTTTTGCATGCGAAGGGCAATCTCCATGTCCTCCGTAAGGTTCTGCTCGTCAAACCCCCCGAGCTTGTCGAGTATGTCCTTCCTGTAAAGCGCGGTCGGCCCCGGGGTCACGTAAAGGCCGTCTATGCTCGCAATCGTCTTGAAAAAGAACCCGAATGAAATCCAGTATTCTATTTCCTGCACGCGCTGGAGCATGGTTTTCGGCTTGTTGACGCATACGAACACCACGACCGATGCGACCTTGTCGTCGCGGTAGAAATGCCTCGCAGCCTTCTCAAGCACATCCTTTCTTGGATAGGTGTCCGAGTCTATGCAGGCGACCAGCTTTCCCTTCGCGTGCCTTATCGCAAAATTGAGCGCGGCGGCCTTTCCCCTGTTCTTCTCGTTCCTGAGAATGGATATGCCCCCCATTCCGCAAAGCTTCTCATAAGAGCCGTCGGTCGAGCCGTCATCCACCACCAGTATGTCGAACTTGCCCTTGTATTCCATCCTCCTGCAGGCGTCCAGGCACTCGAATATCGTGTCCCCTGTGTTGAACGAGGGCACAATCACCGTGACGTCCGGCCAGCTTTCCGGGTCAGGGGGCGTCTCCTCCTGCTTCGCCCCTTCCAGCCAAAGGATGAGGTACGAGCAGAATATGAACAGCGAAAGCATGGTGTATGCTATGAATATTACCTGGTATGAGATTGCAAGGAAGGTGAAGACGCAAAGCGCGAGCACCGCCATGCCGATTATTGCAAGCTCGCGCCGCTCAGGTATGCGTATGGTGGAGCGGCGGTATTCGTGCTTCTTGTCCAGCAAACGTTTCACCCGCGCTTAGCCTGAAAGGCGGCTTTCCACCGCAGCCTCGTCACTGAGCCCGCCCAGCACCACCCTGTCGTCTATGACGAGCGAAGGGACGCCGGTTATGTTGTGGCGGCGCAGGAACACGTTGACGAACTCATAGTCGGTGTCGCTCGGGAACGCGAACACCTGCATTTCCGGATGGGTCTTGCGAAGCGAGTCGAGGACCCCCCCCTGCGCCCGGCACTGCGGGCAGTCCT
Protein-coding regions in this window:
- a CDS encoding glycosyltransferase family 2 protein is translated as MLDKKHEYRRSTIRIPERRELAIIGMAVLALCVFTFLAISYQVIFIAYTMLSLFIFCSYLILWLEGAKQEETPPDPESWPDVTVIVPSFNTGDTIFECLDACRRMEYKGKFDILVVDDGSTDGSYEKLCGMGGISILRNEKNRGKAAALNFAIRHAKGKLVACIDSDTYPRKDVLEKAARHFYRDDKVASVVVFVCVNKPKTMLQRVQEIEYWISFGFFFKTIASIDGLYVTPGPTALYRKDILDKLGGFDEQNLTEDMEIALRMQKHGYKIRACHETMVLTEVPGTLPKLFRQRLRWYRGGVMNVLKYIELFFNPKYGDFGIFILPTTLGSGFFAALFMAWTIMSLSRNFFDWLTPFTYNFSAGLSATVAGAGNGMVMFQSAWLLGMFSLAIWAYFLVKSFEISGTRPGRKHILPLICMLWLYPIFTGFVFMVAYIYELFGVKYHW